ACTCATCAATGCTGCCTGGCTGGCTGAGGGAGGATAATATTTTATCGCGCACCTTGTAAATAGATTGGATGTCTTTGTGACTTAATTTCTGGTGAACTGGTTGCTCCCGTTTGCTCAGGCTTTTAAATAAATAGAAGATCAGTTCCATCGCTTTTAGTTTGTAGTGGAATGCTGACAGGTTCCCAGCTTCCTCTTTCTTTACAATATCATTGATAGTACGGAGAATATCATCAGTCATGATTTCTTCAATGATGAAATCATAACGGGTATCAAACAGGTATTGAAATTTTGAAGCATCCTCTTTTAGAAATCCTTTCAGGTATTCAGCGCTGATGATGACAGCGACTACCTGTACACGACGGGGATCTTTTCTGAAAGTACTGGTGTAGGAATAGGTGGCGGGAAATGCGCGGATAGCGGGGCTTTCGGTTCGTTTGGACCGGGGGGTGTCATCAAATACATTTTTAAAGAAAAAGCAGATACTGTCTTTAATATGCGTAGGTGCAACCGTTTTACGACGGAAAGTTTTATTAACAGTATAAGCAGCAAAGAACATCACCAGTTCAGGGAAGAAGTCAAAACTTTTATGGTAATGTAAGTTGACATGATGGATCATACCCTCCCCGATATTATACCCGATCTTATCAAAGAAATGCAGGAAGTTCAATTCGTCGTTTTGATATTCCATATGTTTTACGACTATTTTTAGTAGTTAATTGGCTATTTTATTTCTAAAGATAAGATCAATTTTGTAATGTAATCAATGAAAAAGAGAGGCGCTTGTGCGCCTGGGCAATAGAATGTTTTAAAAAAAATAGTGATGGCAAACCAGGATTATTCTACGCAGCGATTAAGTCAGCGTTATCGTTTTGCGGATCCCAATATGGATCTGTTTTTTCTCGCCGCATTAGGTTGGGGGCCGGCTGGCGGCTTATCTGCCGGAGAGGCATTTTACATAGCGTCTCAGATCAGGGATGGAGATGCAGATTCCTGGGCGGATGCATTCGAAAAACAGGGAGAGATCCTGCATGCGGAGGCAAGGGAGTGGCAGCAACGAGGTTTGGCAAGGGCTGTGGGGGAGGCCAGTTTGAAAGCATTTGCCTGTTATC
This window of the Chitinophaga sancti genome carries:
- a CDS encoding helix-turn-helix transcriptional regulator, translated to MEYQNDELNFLHFFDKIGYNIGEGMIHHVNLHYHKSFDFFPELVMFFAAYTVNKTFRRKTVAPTHIKDSICFFFKNVFDDTPRSKRTESPAIRAFPATYSYTSTFRKDPRRVQVVAVIISAEYLKGFLKEDASKFQYLFDTRYDFIIEEIMTDDILRTINDIVKKEEAGNLSAFHYKLKAMELIFYLFKSLSKREQPVHQKLSHKDIQSIYKVRDKILSSLSQPGSIDELKQIAGMNELKMRKIFTQIFGMGIYDYYQHFRMQEAARLLREEKLSVSEVGYQVGFENLSHFSRTFEKYIGKKPKKYSLEQ